From Acidianus brierleyi:
GAATAAGAATGGCTAACATATTAAAAGCTTGCAAAAATTGTAAAGCCTTAGTTCCAGAAGATCAAGACGTATGCCCTATATGCGGTGGATCAAGTTTTACCAATGATTGGGAAGGAATGGTAATAATAATAGATAATAATTCAGAGATAAGTGATTTAATAGGTGCAAAAAAACCTTGGAAATACGCGATAAATCTAAAGTGAATTTATGTTTTCAAGCACCTTCTTATTTAAGAAAGGAATTATCCAGACCATATGGAATTCTATTTACAAAAACTAATAGTTTAATAGATTATGTATCTAAAAAAAAAGAATTATTTCAGTAGGTGATGTAGTTACAGAAATTTTAATTCAAAATAACATTATGCCATTTCTTAGTATAATAGATGGTAAAACTAAAAGAATTGTAAAAACTAAAGAGAGTATTAAACCTACTTACTATATTAAAAACGAACCAGGTATACTTAGGATAGAGTCTATTGATTTAATAAATAGAGTATTAATGTCTACTTCATCTTCAGTAGTTTTTGTAGACGGTGAAGAAGATTTGTTTGTTATTCCCTTAGTTCTTGCAGGAGAAAAAGGAGATTTAGTAGTTTATGGCCAGCCTAACGCAGGCGCAGTAGTTTTAGAAGTATGCGAAGCTACTAAGTGGAGGGTTAATGATATTTTTAAAAAATTTCAATTAAAAAACTGTTAAAATCAGACCTGCGCGAGTTCTTCACCAATCAGCCCTTTCGAGCTTCGTCATCTTTACGCTCCATATTTACTAGCTCTATTAGAATAATTTAATAATAAATTCATTACATTTATTCCCATTATTTTTAAGCTACCTTTTTTAGCCTCTCGTTCATTGAAATCCTTTATATCATCTGCTATTATATTTTCTGGAACATAAATCATTATTGGTACAGGATCTCCAGAATGCTCTTTTAATTCCACTGGAGTAGCATGATCTCCAGTAAAGGCTATTACTATTTCTGAGCTATAATTATCCAGTATTTTACCTACCATATTATCTATTTTTTCTATAGCTTTTACTTTTTCTGTAACGTCTCCATCATGCGATGCAGCGTCTGTAGCTTTTATATGCAAAAATACTAGATCGTATTTATCGGATTTAAGGAAATTGATCACCTCGTTAGCTTTGGCATCATAATTAGTATCAATACCGCCTGTAGCACCTGGTGGAGTAATAGTCTCCATTCCTAATGATCTACAGATACCTTTAATTAATGGAGTTGCAGTAACTGCGGCTGTAGTTAACCCTGTATAATCCTTTATTTTGGGTAGTTCCCTATGTACGGCTACTCCTCTTAATAGAATAATATTAGCTGGTAACTTATTTTCTGATAATCTAAGTTTATTTATCTCAGAAGTAGATAAGACTTCATATATTTTTTTAGATAGTTTATTTACTATTTCAGCTGTTCTTGAGGATGCTGGAGAATTATCTAATGGTTTACTTTCTTTAATTTTTAATCCAGTTTCGTGCGGATCTGTATCTGATATCTTATCGCTTAGATTATCTCCAGATAAAACTACTGAAACTCTATGTTCAGTTCCTTTATAAAATCTAACTTTTACACCATCTATTTCTCCTATTTTAGAATTTAATTCATTTATTAGCTGTTCTGCTTCATCTATTTTCCTACCAGCTCTCCTATCTACTACTCTCATTTCATTATCAACTGTAGCAAAATTTCCTCTAAATGAAATGTCTCCTTCTGTCAATTCTGCGCCAGATCCTAATGCCTCAAAGCTTCCTCTTCCCCTATAATACTTATGAGGATCTATTCCAAATATTGCCATATGAGATGTATCGCTTCCAGGAATAATTCCTGGTGATATTGGATCCATTAAACCTACTAGTGAAGATTTTAATAGGCTTTTTATATTAGGTTTATCGGCAGTTTCTAGTGGAGTCTTATTGTTTAGACTCCTTACCTGTCTATCACCTAATCCGTCAGCTATTATTAGTAATATCTTATATTTTTTCATACTGCGACACTTCTTTTAAGCTCAGACGCCATTCTTTCGTATCTTTGTATATCAGCTTTACTAAGACTAGGAGTTACTACTTTTAATGCATCTTCGAAATCTTGCATTGTAACTTTAGCGTTAAGAT
This genomic window contains:
- the spt4 gene encoding transcription elongation factor subunit Spt4; protein product: MANILKACKNCKALVPEDQDVCPICGGSSFTNDWEGMVIIIDNNSEISDLIGAKKPWKYAINLK
- a CDS encoding 2,3-bisphosphoglycerate-independent phosphoglycerate mutase produces the protein MKKYKILLIIADGLGDRQVRSLNNKTPLETADKPNIKSLLKSSLVGLMDPISPGIIPGSDTSHMAIFGIDPHKYYRGRGSFEALGSGAELTEGDISFRGNFATVDNEMRVVDRRAGRKIDEAEQLINELNSKIGEIDGVKVRFYKGTEHRVSVVLSGDNLSDKISDTDPHETGLKIKESKPLDNSPASSRTAEIVNKLSKKIYEVLSTSEINKLRLSENKLPANIILLRGVAVHRELPKIKDYTGLTTAAVTATPLIKGICRSLGMETITPPGATGGIDTNYDAKANEVINFLKSDKYDLVFLHIKATDAASHDGDVTEKVKAIEKIDNMVGKILDNYSSEIVIAFTGDHATPVELKEHSGDPVPIMIYVPENIIADDIKDFNEREAKKGSLKIMGINVMNLLLNYSNRASKYGA